CGGGAAGACCAGCTGCCGGATCGCTGGAGGAAACATGGTGCAGCTCGGCAGAACTGGCTTCTGTCTGCTTCGGCAGTTCTGCTGGTTCCGGCGGCGCTGCCAGGGGAGACGGCGGCACGGGCGGCGGAAGGGTCGGCATGACCACGGTCCAATCGTCCAGCTCTTTTGCTTGTTCGAAGAAATACTCCTTGAGCCGGCGGGCTTTCATCGTGCTGGAAATGGCGTCCGGCGGCGTTTGCAGTTCGTCGATGTAGATGCGGCGCACGTTGTGAAATTCATAGGCTGCATCGCTCCAATGTTCGTAATCTTCGGCCTGAACGGGGACGCACAGCAGGGCTAAGGCAATGGGGATGCATAGCGATGAGAGTAGTCGTTTCATGAAAACCGCCTCCTTCAGATAGATTTCGTTACAAATATTATACTATGAACCTATATAAAAAACGACCTGCATCAATTGATGCAGGTCGTCCAATTGCAAGGGAAATCTTATTTTGCAAAGTAACGGGCAAGCAAGCCGTCGAATACGCGGCCATGGCGAGCTTCGTCTTTTGCCATTTCATGAACCGTGTCATGGATAGCGTCGAGGTTGAGCTGTTTTGCCAACGTAGCCAATTCTTTTTTGCCAGCGCAAGCGCCCTGTTCTGCGGCAGCGCGGAGTTCGAGGTTGGTCTTCGTGTCGTCTGTTACGACTTCGCCAAGGAGTTCGGCAAATTTAGCTGCGTGTTCAGCTTCTTCAAATGCAATGCGTTTGTAAGCTTCGGCAACTTCCGGATAGCCCTGACGGTCAGCAACGCGGCTCATAGCGAGGTACATACCGACTTCGGAGCATTCGCCCGTGAAGTTGAGCTGCAAGCCTTCGATGATTCTTTCGTCTACGCCTTTAGCGACGCCGACTCTATGTTCGTCAGCGTATTCTTTTACGCCGGCAACCATTTCCGTGAATTTTTCTTTCGGAGCGCCGCACTGAGGACATTTTTCCGGAGCTTCCATACCTTCATATACATAACCGCAGATACCGCAAACAAATTTTTTCATGTTCATAACCTCCTGAAAATAGAATGAATTTAATATTAAATTGAAATTGAATATTAAATGCTATTAACAAATAAGGGTTATTTGTTATGCTGTTATTATAACAGACGGCAGAAGTAAAAGCAAGGTCTATTTTGTATATTTTTTGTTAATTTTTTATGAGAGAGGGAGAATGAGCTTGCGCAGATAAGGGCAAATTGTTGCTTTTTAAGCCTTATTTTTATATAATGATATATAAGTATTCTTATGTATCATATGCCGGGAAGGCTTTTCTACGAACAGTCATTATATGCGGCTGGGTACGACAAGGAGGAATGAAGCATGTGGAAGAAAAAAGTTTCCTGCCTGCTGGCGGTCATGGCTTTATGCGGTGCTATGACGGCCGGCGCAGCTGATTATACAATTTTGGAAAAAGCGGATAAAGTGGAAACGACTGTGTACGGCACGACGCAGACGGGCTCGCTCAACGAACGCGTGGCGGCTCTGGATAAGCTGCTGAACGGACAGTCCACCGTGTCGGGCAGCCTGCAGGAGAAAACCAATGCTTTGTATAAAGACGTATATGGAAATTCCGGATCGGACCTGTCGTTAGTAGCGGCAGTCAATCTCATGCAGTGGCAGTATTCCGGTCAGGTAACGGAGGAACCGATTTTGGTCCGTGTCGACGCCTTGGAAGAAGGCATCGACGGCAAGGTGATTACGGGCGCATTAAAAGGCCGCGTACTGTCCCTGCGCCAGGCCCTGCTGGGAGATACGAAATACGTGTCTCAGTCGGTTACGATTCCTGCCGGAACGATTGTCAAAATGAAAAATTTGGAAGCCCTGAACTCCAAAACGGCTCAGGAAGGCGATACGGTGCACTTTGCCGTTAGCGAAGACGTCGTCGTAGGCGATGTCGTCGCCATTCCCCGCGGCATGGAAGCCGAAGGGACGATTACCAACGCCAGAAAATCGGGCATGTTTGGCAAAGACGGAAAGATTGAAATTACCTATCATACCGTGCGGGCCGCTGACAACACGCCGGTTCCGCTGATTATCGGCGAAAAGACAAAAGAAGAATATAAACGGACGGCCGGAGCCGTCGGCGCGTCGGCTGCTGGAGCCATTATCCTGGGACCGGTCGGCCTGGTAGGCGGCTTATTCGTTCATGGCAATGACGTAGATATTCCCGTCGGTACGGAAATGCTTGCAGAAGCGAAGGATAATACCGAAGTGATGGGATTTAGAGCAGTAGGTACTCCCGATGACATGCGGACTGCCGATATGGCTGCCAGCGGCGTCGTCGTGCCGGCATATCCTGACGCAGAAACGACGGAGCCGACCCATGAAACGGGATATTACGGCGACGTGACGCCGGTAGAATTAGGCGGCGACAGCGAAGCAGAGGATCAAAACGACGAATCTGAAGAAGTCGTAGTAACGATTACTCCTTCAGACGAACAGGTGACAGGTGACGTACATGAATAAAACGTGGACAGCCTCTATTTTGGCTGCGCTTCTTCCGTTTTCCATATGGGCGGCAGACGGGAGCGGCGATGTTTCTAAGACCGGGCAGGAAACGATGGCAGAAGTGGCCCGCATTGACGGACAGGACGGCGCAGGGGAGATCGTTCCCATTGATCTCGACGCGGCGTCGGAAGCGTATGATATCGTATTGCCGCAGCAGCCTGTCCATATGACGGCTGATTCCCTGGTTGTACGCAGCGCAGATGGGTATATTCAGGGCCGCGGCAACGTCGACTTGCAGCAGGGAATGGACGAGCTGCATACCAGCTATATTGAAGGCAGTACGAATAATCAGTTGTACCATACGCCGGGACCAGCCGTATACCTTACCAGTGAGAATGCCCTTTCCGGGACAGGCATCATTTATAACAGCAAAGACGGCGATGCCAGCATGGATACGATTGAAGGCTTTATCGGGCCGGGCACGTATATCCGCGGTACGGGGGCGGAAATGGTCGACGGCGTCGGCTACGTCAAGCACGGCTTGATTACGACGCCTCACGCCGTGGCTAAGACGCCGGACTACTATATTACCGGCGATGATATCCGCATTTATCCCGGAGAAAAATTTACGGCTGAAAATACAAAGCTATGGTTTAAGCACGTCTGCTTGCTGACATACGGACACTATGAAGGACGGTTAGACGAAGAAGATAACCGAAATTCGTGGTTGTTTACGCTATTGCCGCGGCCGACATATAATAGCGACGATGGATTCGGCGTGCGGGGTCATGCGAATATCCCCTTGAACCAAAGCGGCGATTTAGCTTTTAATATGCGCTATGCTTTGACTTCTAAGAATGGGTTTAAACCTACGGCTAAAGTTGAAAAATATACGAAGTTTGGTACCTTTGCCTTTGGCTACGGTTCGGAAGAAAGCAGCGATAACGACGATAATATCTGGGCGACGAAGTGGCCTGAATTGGAATACTTTATGCCCCGCCTTTACTTAGGCGATACAGGTATCTATATCGATGGATCTGCCAGCTGGGGCCGCTGGTCGGAAGACGGGCAGGAAACGGGTTCCCATCGGGGCTTCCGCGCGGAGATTACCCATCGTCCCCTGCCGCTGTGGAAACGGGCTAATATTCGATTCTATTCAGGATACCGCAGGGACTGGTATTCTGTAAGGGATGCGGAACGTCGCGATCCGTACTGGGGCGTCGTGTTCAGCCAGAGCATCAACGACCGCTTGTGGACCAGCCTTTGGTATAAAAAGCACAACGTCAGCGGATTTACGCCGTATCGCTTTGATACGATAGACGATCCTCGGCAGAAAGGGTTTTCTGTCGGGTATATTTTGACGCCTCGCGATACGATTATTTTCTCTTTAGCTAAGAATTTAGACAGCGGGGATATTTCGGACCGCAACTATACCTGGGTGCGGGATCTCCATTCTTTCACAGCGATTATTACGTATAAAGATAGTAATAATGATGAAGATGATGAATGGGATATTTACGTGATACCCAAGGATTTCAGATTTTAGCAGATGTATAAACTGCGGCGGACAGAGCGTGACGCCGCAGTTCTTTTTTACCTATATTTTACAGAAAACCTATGAGGAAAACGATGCTTTGCATGTATAATATAAAGAATAGAATACCATTATATGCAGATTAGGATGTGAGAACATGGCGTTGATTTATTGTGTCGAAGATGATGAAAATATACGTGAACTCGTAGGGTACGCCTTGCGCAGCCAGGATTTTGAAGTAGAAACCTTTGCCGACGGCAAGGAATTCTGGAAGGCTGTGCAGCAGCGCGTACCGGCTCTGGTGCTGCTGGACATCATGCTTCCCGGAGAAAGCGGCACGGAAATATTGGATAAAATTCGAAAAGACACGCAGCTCCGATCTCTTCCGGTCATCATGCTGACGGCAAAGACCAGCGAATACGACATCGTCCGCGGGCTGGACGGCGGCGCCGACGATTACGTCTGCAAGCCCTTCGGCATCGTCGAGCTGATATCCCGCATACGGTCCGTCCTGCGCCGCAGCAAGCCGCAGCGACGGGAAAGCAACATGTATTCTTTCGGTCCCGTATCCCTCGACGGCGAAAAACACGTCGTCACTGTCAACGGCGAGCCATGCCATTTGACGGTCAAGGAATTCGAACTGCTGCGGTATCTTTTGGTCAATATAGACATCGTGCTGAAACGCGAACAAATTATGGAAGCCGTATGGGGATTTACGTATGAAGGCGAAAGCCGCACTATCGACATGCATATCAAGAGCTTGCGGCAAAAACTGGGCGACGGAGGGCACATTATCCGCACTGTACGCGGCGTCGGGTATGTGATTGGCGGAAACGTATGAGAAAGAAAATATACGTCAGCCTTCTTGCCATGGGGTTCGCCTGCATGGCCATTACCGTCCTGATTTCAGGATGGTTCTTTTGGCAGGCTGTGCAGCGCCAGGCTGCGGAAGAAATGCACGTCGTCATGAACGTCATTTCGAATACGATTCAAAAGAACGACGACATGGAAGCTTACCTGCAGGGAATTGCCGATGGATGCGAAGGCAGCCTGCGCATTACGTGGATCAATCCGGACGGAACTATTCGCTTTGAATCGAAGTATGACAAGTGGCAGATGGAAAATCATCTCGACCGGCCGGAAGTACAGGAGGCGCTGAACGAGGCCTACGGCACGGCTGTCCGCAAGTCCCATACCTTGTCGCGGGACTTATATTATATGGCGGAACAAATGCCGGACGGGACGATCCTGCGCCTCAGCATGGAACGGGAATCTATTTATTCCCATTTCCTGTCGCTGCTGCCGGTTGTGGTTCTGCTGCTCCTTTGCGCGGCCGTAGCCTGCATCAAGGCCTCCCGCATGCTGACGGCCAGCCTTTTGAATCCGCTGCGCCGCACCGTATTGCTCATGCGGCAAATTGGAGATCCCAATGGCATTTCCGTTCCCGCTTCGTACCATGTCGACGCTGAGCTGCGGCCGCTGGTAGATAAAATTATCGACCAGAGCCAGGCCCTGAACCAACTGATTCACAGCTTGGAACAGCAGCGCAACATCGTGCGGCTCATGATGGAAAATTTACAGGAAGGCGTCATCTTGACGGACGATACGTACCGCATCCTGGGAATGAACCGCTGCGCCGGCGATATCCTGCAGAAAAAGGACGTCTCGGCCTTAGTCGGACAGCCGCTGGAGCCGTTTTTTGCAGAGGCGCCGTGGGATGAAATACACGGACATACCAATCTTCCCGACGTATTGGAGCGGAAAATCAGCAGAGACGCGTCGCTGTATTTATTGACGGTACAGTCGGTGTACCAGGATGAAGAATTTTACGGCGTGCTGTTTATCATTGATGATATTACCGAGCAGGAGCATCGGGAACAGCTGCGCCGCGAATTTACGTCCAACGTGTCCCATGAGCTCAAAACGCCGCTGACCTCTATCAGCGGGTTTGCCGAAGTGCTGTCGGCAGGCTTGTTTAAAAGCGACGCCGACGTCGTCCATTTCGGCTCGCTTATCCGCAAGGAGGCGAAGCGGCTGTTGGCCATGATTGAAGAAATCATGCACCTGACCCGCATCGAGGAAAATCGGGAAAAGGTTCATCGCGAACCGGTGTGCCTGCCGGAAATTATAAGGGATATCGTCGAATTTATGGAACCGATGCTGGTGGAAAAGAAAGTGACCGTTCACTGTACGCTGGAGCAGGCGACGGTACTGGGGGATAAGGGACTGCTGCGGGAAATGGCTATGAATCTCATCGACAATGCGGTCAAGTACAATCTTCCCGGCGGCCATGTATACGTGTCGGTGCGGAAGCGCGGAGACCATATCGACTTTGCCGTTAAGGATACGGGGATCGGCATTCCCGAAGACAAGCAGAAGCGCGTGTTCGAGCGCTTTTACCGGGCTGACACGAGCCGTTCCCGGAAGATAAGCGGCAGCGGACTGGGCCTGTCTATTGTCAAGCATATTGCTGAATACCATAACGGCACGATTACGCTCCGCAGCAAGGAAAATCACGGGACTGAAATCATCATTCATTTGCCGTCAGGCAATTTATAAGGAGAAATACATGAAACAATATACGTTTCCATATGGACGTGGAGTTCAAACCGTCGTATTGCCGGAAGACCATGTAGCGTACGAGCTGAAGGGAACTGGGGCGGCGCCTGTAGCGGACGTGACAAAGGCAGTGCAGAAGGCGCTGCGCAGGGTATATCCGAAGGACGCACTATCAGAACGCGTCGCGCCGTATGAAAAGGTCGTCATCGTCGTCAGCGACGGAACGCGGAGGGTATATACGCCGCAGATGCTGGACGCCGTCATCAGCGAGCTCCATGACATCGGCATGGCGGACGAGCAGATTACGCTGCTCGTCGCCTTGGGGACGCACCGGCTGGCGACAAAGCGGGAGCTGACGGAGATCTGCGGCTCTTGGGCAGGCAGACTGCGCGTCGTGCAGCATGACTGCCGGGACAAGAAGCAGCTGGCTTACGTCGGAACGACGGCGGAGGGCAATGTCGTATATCTGAATCGGTTGGCGGCGGAAGCCGATAAGATTATTCTCACCGGAGGCATTTCTTTTCACGACATGGCCGGCTTCAGCGGCGGGAGAAAGGCCGTCCTGCCCGGCTTGGCCGGATACGACACGATCATGCGGAACCACGCCCTGGCTTTGAATTCGGAAGAGATCGGCGGGCTGAATCGGTGCTGCGACGCGGCCCGGCTGGAGGGCAACCCCATGCATGAAGACATGGTGGAAGGGGCATCGTTTATAGATCCCGATTTTATGATCAATACAGTGCTGGGCGCTGACGGCGCGGTCATCGACGTCGTGGCAGGCCATTGGCTGACGGATTGGCGGGAGGGCTGTCGGGAGCTGCTGGCTGCCGACAGCGTTGCGATTCCGCAAAAGGCGGACGTGACGATTGCTTCGGCCGGAGGCTATCCGAAGGATATCAATTTCTATCAGGCCACGAAGGCCCATATGAACGCCGTCTTTGCGACGAAGCCCGGCGGCATCATGATTTTAGTGATGGAATGCCCCGATATAAGCGAACCGCCGGAGTTTGCCGAAGCCTTCGGCCAGAGCGATACATCCGCAGCCGAACAGGCCCTGCGGCAGCACTTCACCATTGGCGCCTTTTCCGCCTATAAGACGCAGGAAATCATCGAGTCCATGCGGGCAGTGTTTGTCGTTACGGAGCGCAAAAACTTTGACATCATGAAGCGAAGCGGCCAAATTCCCGTTGAATCGCTGGAAGAAGCCTGGCAGGCGGCAAAAGCTATCTTGGCGGAGGAAGGAAAAGAGGACTACACCATAGCCCTCATGCCCTACGCCGCGTCGACGCTGCCTGTAATAAAGAAGACTAGAGAAGAAATAGAATACGATATTGAATGAAAGAGCGCCCTTTCGGGCGCTTTTTTACTGGCCAGAATTCTCTATTAGGTTGCCTGTTTTGCAAAAGATGTCTGCTTTTGTAAATTTTACAAAACTTTACATTGTCTACATTGTAACCTTACATACCTTTGTTAGGATAAGTACGTATCAAGCAAGAAGCACTCATAAACTTGTACTTGACAAAAGGAGAGGATCTTAATATGAAATTGAGAAAGTTAGTTCTTGCTGCATTAGCGGCAATGATGGTTGTCAGCGCAGCCGGCTGCGGCGGCGAACAGAAGAGCGAAAGCAGCTCGAATACGGCGGCTGTATCTGGCAGCATTACTGGTTCTGGTTCTTCTGCATTGCTTCCTTTGGTAAAAGATGCTGCGGAAAAGTTCAAAGCTAATAACAAAGACGTAACGATTACCTTAAACGCCGGCGGTTCCGGCACGGGCCTGAAACAGGTTTCCGACGGCTCCGTAGACATGGGCAACTCCGACGTACCGGCTGAAACGAAACTCGACAAAGCGAAAGCTGAAAAGCTCGTAGACCATAAAGTATGCGTTATGACTGTCGCTACCATCGTCAATAAAGACGTAGGCGTTAAGAACCTGACTCGTCAGCAGCTTCAGGATATCTTCACGGCTAAAGTTACAAACTGGAAAGATGTCGGCGGCCCGGACAAACCGATCGTCCTCGTAACTCGTCCGAAAACTTCCGGTACGCGAGCTCTCTTTAAACAGTACGCGATCAACGGTGCAGAAGAAGCAGACAACAAATCCCTCGAAACGGATAACTCCGGTATCCTCATCCAGAGCGTAGCTCAGAATCCTGGTGCGATCGGCTACGTAGCGCTTCCGTACCTCATCAATGATAAGAGCGTAGATGTTCTGTCCATCGACGGCGTAGAACCGACGCTGGAAAATACATACAGCGGTAAATATGCCGTATGGGGCTACGAACACATCTACACGAGCAAAGAACCGAAAGCTGCCGTTAAAGCCTTCCTTGAATACATTATGGGCGACGAATACGGCAAGCGCATTGAAGAACTTGGCTACGGCGTAAGCTCCAAGATGCAGACAAAAGAAGTTCACTAATCACACGGAGGGAATGTAATGAATGCAATCGAAGCGGCGGTCTCTAGAGCCCACCGAAGCGAGAAAGCAGCCCGGACCTTCATTACAGTATGCGGCATCGGTATGGCACTGGTGCCGTTTCTCATTGGGGCCTTTCTCTTTATAAAGGGTACAGATACCTTTTTCCTGTTTGGACATGGCGTCGGCGAGTTCTTATTCTCCGGCGAATGGAATCCGAGCGATACGGCAGAAGGCGGCGGTCAGGTCGGTGCGGCGAAATTCATGGCCGGATCGCTCGTGACCTGTTTGTTGGCGCTGATTATTACCCTGCCTTTAAGTATTTCGTCGGCGATCTTCATGACGGAAATTGCGTCTCCCCGGACGCGCCGCCTGATTCAGCCGGCTATCGAATTGTTTACGGGGATTCCCTCCGTTGTCTACGGCTTTGTAGGCATGACGGTACTGATTCCCTTCCTGCGCAGCATCTTCCCCATGCCCTTCGGGTTTTCCGTATTGGCGGCGGGCATTGTGCTGGCTATCATGATTTTCCCGACGATTACGACCATGGCGGCCGACGCCATGGCGGCGGTGCCGAAGGCCTGGCGCGAAGCGTCGTACGGCCTCGGCGCTACGCGGTGGGAAACCATCGCTCACGTCGTGCTTCCTGCGGCTAAGGGCGGCATTTTTACCGGCATCATCCTCGGCCTGGCCCGCGCCCTTGGCGAAGCCCTGGCAGTAGCCATGGTTATCGGCCAGATGAAGGTCTTCCCGACGTCGCTGTTCCTGCCGGCCAGCACCTTGACGACGGCCATTTCCGCCGACATGGGCGGGGCTATGGAAGGCGGCGAATACAGCGCGGCCTTGTGGACGATGGCCCTCATCCTGTTCCTCTTGTCCTTCCTGTTTATTTTCCTGATTCATCAGCTCAATGCAGCTTCCAGCTTAAAAGGAGGCAAATAAATATATGATTAGCGTACAGTCCAAAAAGAGAATGGACAACATCATGACCAGCCTGTTTCTGTGCGGCGCCGGCTTTGCCGTCGTACTGCTCGTGGCTTTCGTCGGCTTTGTCATCGTCGAGGGCTTCAGCGGCATGACGCCGGAAATGCTGTCCTTTACGGGAAGCGGCATGGGCAACATGTTCTTCAATACCTTGTACTTAGTGTTCCTGGCGCTGATTGCCAGTACCATTACGGGCATTCCCGCCGGTATTTACCTGGCCGAATATGCGAAAAAAGGCCGCATTACCCACTGGGTTCGAATGGCTGTCGAAACGCTGGCTTCGCTGCCGTCTATCGTCGTCGGCTTGTTCGGCTACTTGGTGTTTATCGTCATGACCGGTTCGCAGTGGAACCTCTTCGCCGGCTCCCTGGCCGTATCGATCCTGACGCTGCCCCTCGTCACGTCCGTAACGGAAGACGCCCTGCGCAATTTGCCTGACAGCTACCGTCAGGGCAGCCTCGGCCTGGGCGCGTCCCATTGGCAGACGATCTGGCGGGTATTGCTGCCGGCTTGCTTCCCCCGCATCATGACCGGCCTTATCATGGCTGCCGGCCGCGGATTCGGCGAAGCCGCCGCGCTGATGTTTACTGCCGGCATGTCGACGGACATTAACTGGTCCAACTGGGATATTACGTCTACGTCTTGTCCCCTGAACCCCTTCCGCCCCGGCGAAACCCTGGCCCTGCATATCTGGGCTCTGCGGACGGAAGCGCTCCATGCCGACGCGGCTCAGCAGGCCGCCGCGTCTTCGGCTATTTTGATGATTCTCGTCGTATCGTTCAGCCTGGCTGCGCGGTATATGAGTTGGCGTATTGATAAGAAAATGGGAGGAAATAAATAATGGCAGAATTGACGACAACCTTGTCCGGTTACGGCGCGGCGCAGCAGAAAGAAGCTTCGCAGGATGCTGCAGCTACTCGTGAGTTGGAAAAAGAAAGCGCGAAATTGACGGAAGCAACCTTTGACGTAACGGGACTGGATTTATTCTATGACCAGACGCAGGCGCTGAAGGATATTTCCATGAAGATAAATAAAAACGAAATTACGGCCTTCATCGGGCCGTCGGGCTGCGGAAAATCGACGTTCCTCAAGACGCTGAACCGCATGAACGACTGGGTAGAAGGCTGCCGCATTACGGGCAAGGTCCTCTTTGAAGGCAAGGATATTTTCAAGGAAGTCGATCCCCTGGCCCTGCGGTACCGCGTAGGCATGGTATTCCAGCAGCCGACGCCGTTCCCGAAGAGCGTCTTTGAAAACGTCGCGTACGGCCCGCG
This region of Megasphaera stantonii genomic DNA includes:
- a CDS encoding phosphate ABC transporter substrate-binding protein, whose translation is MKLRKLVLAALAAMMVVSAAGCGGEQKSESSSNTAAVSGSITGSGSSALLPLVKDAAEKFKANNKDVTITLNAGGSGTGLKQVSDGSVDMGNSDVPAETKLDKAKAEKLVDHKVCVMTVATIVNKDVGVKNLTRQQLQDIFTAKVTNWKDVGGPDKPIVLVTRPKTSGTRALFKQYAINGAEEADNKSLETDNSGILIQSVAQNPGAIGYVALPYLINDKSVDVLSIDGVEPTLENTYSGKYAVWGYEHIYTSKEPKAAVKAFLEYIMGDEYGKRIEELGYGVSSKMQTKEVH
- the larA gene encoding nickel-dependent lactate racemase → MKQYTFPYGRGVQTVVLPEDHVAYELKGTGAAPVADVTKAVQKALRRVYPKDALSERVAPYEKVVIVVSDGTRRVYTPQMLDAVISELHDIGMADEQITLLVALGTHRLATKRELTEICGSWAGRLRVVQHDCRDKKQLAYVGTTAEGNVVYLNRLAAEADKIILTGGISFHDMAGFSGGRKAVLPGLAGYDTIMRNHALALNSEEIGGLNRCCDAARLEGNPMHEDMVEGASFIDPDFMINTVLGADGAVIDVVAGHWLTDWREGCRELLAADSVAIPQKADVTIASAGGYPKDINFYQATKAHMNAVFATKPGGIMILVMECPDISEPPEFAEAFGQSDTSAAEQALRQHFTIGAFSAYKTQEIIESMRAVFVVTERKNFDIMKRSGQIPVESLEEAWQAAKAILAEEGKEDYTIALMPYAASTLPVIKKTREEIEYDIE
- a CDS encoding sensor histidine kinase translates to MRKKIYVSLLAMGFACMAITVLISGWFFWQAVQRQAAEEMHVVMNVISNTIQKNDDMEAYLQGIADGCEGSLRITWINPDGTIRFESKYDKWQMENHLDRPEVQEALNEAYGTAVRKSHTLSRDLYYMAEQMPDGTILRLSMERESIYSHFLSLLPVVVLLLLCAAVACIKASRMLTASLLNPLRRTVLLMRQIGDPNGISVPASYHVDAELRPLVDKIIDQSQALNQLIHSLEQQRNIVRLMMENLQEGVILTDDTYRILGMNRCAGDILQKKDVSALVGQPLEPFFAEAPWDEIHGHTNLPDVLERKISRDASLYLLTVQSVYQDEEFYGVLFIIDDITEQEHREQLRREFTSNVSHELKTPLTSISGFAEVLSAGLFKSDADVVHFGSLIRKEAKRLLAMIEEIMHLTRIEENREKVHREPVCLPEIIRDIVEFMEPMLVEKKVTVHCTLEQATVLGDKGLLREMAMNLIDNAVKYNLPGGHVYVSVRKRGDHIDFAVKDTGIGIPEDKQKRVFERFYRADTSRSRKISGSGLGLSIVKHIAEYHNGTITLRSKENHGTEIIIHLPSGNL
- the pstC gene encoding phosphate ABC transporter permease subunit PstC translates to MNAIEAAVSRAHRSEKAARTFITVCGIGMALVPFLIGAFLFIKGTDTFFLFGHGVGEFLFSGEWNPSDTAEGGGQVGAAKFMAGSLVTCLLALIITLPLSISSAIFMTEIASPRTRRLIQPAIELFTGIPSVVYGFVGMTVLIPFLRSIFPMPFGFSVLAAGIVLAIMIFPTITTMAADAMAAVPKAWREASYGLGATRWETIAHVVLPAAKGGIFTGIILGLARALGEALAVAMVIGQMKVFPTSLFLPASTLTTAISADMGGAMEGGEYSAALWTMALILFLLSFLFIFLIHQLNAASSLKGGK
- the pstB gene encoding phosphate ABC transporter ATP-binding protein PstB, which translates into the protein MAELTTTLSGYGAAQQKEASQDAAATRELEKESAKLTEATFDVTGLDLFYDQTQALKDISMKINKNEITAFIGPSGCGKSTFLKTLNRMNDWVEGCRITGKVLFEGKDIFKEVDPLALRYRVGMVFQQPTPFPKSVFENVAYGPRIQGINNKKQLEEIVEKSLRAAACWDEMKDRLHKSALGLSGGQQQRLCIARTLAANPSVILMDEPTSALDPISTQKIEDLALELKEKYTIVIVTHSMQQARRISDKTAFFLLGELIEYNNTVDMFTNPSNPKTEEYITGRFG
- a CDS encoding NADH peroxidase, which translates into the protein MKKFVCGICGYVYEGMEAPEKCPQCGAPKEKFTEMVAGVKEYADEHRVGVAKGVDERIIEGLQLNFTGECSEVGMYLAMSRVADRQGYPEVAEAYKRIAFEEAEHAAKFAELLGEVVTDDTKTNLELRAAAEQGACAGKKELATLAKQLNLDAIHDTVHEMAKDEARHGRVFDGLLARYFAK
- the pstA gene encoding phosphate ABC transporter permease PstA, with translation MISVQSKKRMDNIMTSLFLCGAGFAVVLLVAFVGFVIVEGFSGMTPEMLSFTGSGMGNMFFNTLYLVFLALIASTITGIPAGIYLAEYAKKGRITHWVRMAVETLASLPSIVVGLFGYLVFIVMTGSQWNLFAGSLAVSILTLPLVTSVTEDALRNLPDSYRQGSLGLGASHWQTIWRVLLPACFPRIMTGLIMAAGRGFGEAAALMFTAGMSTDINWSNWDITSTSCPLNPFRPGETLALHIWALRTEALHADAAQQAAASSAILMILVVSFSLAARYMSWRIDKKMGGNK
- a CDS encoding response regulator transcription factor, which encodes MALIYCVEDDENIRELVGYALRSQDFEVETFADGKEFWKAVQQRVPALVLLDIMLPGESGTEILDKIRKDTQLRSLPVIMLTAKTSEYDIVRGLDGGADDYVCKPFGIVELISRIRSVLRRSKPQRRESNMYSFGPVSLDGEKHVVTVNGEPCHLTVKEFELLRYLLVNIDIVLKREQIMEAVWGFTYEGESRTIDMHIKSLRQKLGDGGHIIRTVRGVGYVIGGNV